A portion of the Candidatus Pristimantibacillus lignocellulolyticus genome contains these proteins:
- the rpoB gene encoding DNA-directed RNA polymerase subunit beta — protein sequence MAGQLVQYGRRTRRSYSRIKEVLEVPNLIEIQQKSYEKFLDNDLIELFQDISPISDFTGNLSLEFIDYSLGEPKYSVDESKERDVTFAAPLRVKVRLINKETGEVKEQEVFMGDFPLMTETGTFIINGAERVIVSQLVRSPSVYFSTKVDKNGKKAFTATVIPNRGAWLELETDAKDIVYVRIDRTRKIPVTVLLRALGFGTDAEILDLLGHDEYISNTLDKDSTDSTEKALIEIYERLRPGEPPTLDNARSLLVARFFDPKRYDLANVGRYKINKKLHIKNRLFNQRLAEDLIDASTGEIVAEKGQVIDRRILDQILDRLESDIGFKTYSVGNGVLESHDIPLQTISVYAPNDESKIIKIIANGIIDKSVKHITPADIISSINYFLNLLQGVGDVDDIDHLGNRRLRSVGELLQNQFRIGLSRMERVVRERMSIQDANAITPQALINIRPVIASIKEFFGSSQLSQFMDQTNPLAELTHKRRLSALGPGGLTRERAGFEVRDVHNSHYGRMCPIETPEGPNIGLINSLSTYARINEYGFIEAPYRWVDPETGIVTERISYMTADEEYNYIVAQANAPLTEDSKFAEKETIVRFNKQADNILTMPSNRVDYMDVSPKQVVSVATALIPFLENDDSNRALMGSNMQRQAVPLLIPRSPLVGTGMEHKAAKDSGVCVVSKFDGVIERATANEILLRRVEIVDGKEVQGDLVRHKIHKFMRSNQGTCINQRPLVRKGDIIKKGDILADGPSTEKGELALGRNVVVAFMTWEGYNYEDAILLSEKLVKEDVYTSIHIEEYESEARDTKLGPEEITRDIPNVGEDALRNLDERGIIRVGAEINSGDILVGKVTPKGVTELTAEERLLHAIFGEKAREVRDTSLRVPHGTTGIVVDVKVFTRENGDELPPGVNHLVRVYIAQKRKISEGDKMAGRHGNKGVIARIMAEEDMPFLPDGTPVEVVLNPLGVPSRMNIGQALEVHLGMACKLLGIHAATPVFDGANENDVFDTMEEAGMNRNGKTILYDGRTGDEFEREVTVGVMYMIKLAHMVEDKIHARSTGPYSLVTQQPLGGKAQFGGQRFGEMEVWALEAYGAAYTLQEILTVKSDDVVGRVKTYESIVKGENVPEPGVPESFKVLIKELQSLGMDVKILSEDEEEIEMKEMDDDDDGTSEKLNLDDVEVDAFETAPVVASSSESEDDEFTEEEDNLDLA from the coding sequence TTGGCAGGACAACTTGTTCAGTATGGTCGACGTACTCGTAGGAGCTACAGTCGAATCAAAGAGGTGCTGGAAGTCCCGAACCTGATTGAAATCCAACAAAAATCGTATGAGAAGTTTTTGGATAATGACTTAATTGAGTTATTCCAAGATATCTCTCCGATTTCGGACTTTACGGGCAATTTATCGCTTGAGTTTATTGATTACAGCTTAGGTGAACCGAAATATTCAGTCGATGAATCGAAAGAACGGGATGTTACGTTTGCAGCTCCTTTACGTGTGAAAGTACGTTTAATCAACAAGGAGACAGGCGAGGTTAAGGAACAAGAAGTCTTTATGGGTGATTTCCCACTAATGACAGAGACCGGCACGTTTATTATTAACGGGGCGGAACGCGTTATCGTCAGCCAATTGGTACGATCCCCGAGTGTGTATTTCAGCACTAAAGTTGATAAAAACGGTAAAAAAGCATTCACGGCTACTGTAATTCCTAACCGTGGTGCATGGCTTGAACTTGAAACTGATGCTAAGGATATCGTCTACGTTCGTATTGACCGTACGCGTAAAATCCCGGTAACAGTACTTCTTCGTGCGCTTGGATTTGGTACTGATGCTGAAATTCTTGATCTTCTTGGTCATGATGAATACATCAGCAACACACTTGATAAAGACAGCACAGATTCAACAGAGAAAGCTCTGATTGAAATTTACGAGCGTCTTCGTCCAGGTGAACCGCCAACATTGGATAACGCTAGAAGCTTGCTAGTTGCTCGTTTCTTCGATCCAAAACGCTATGATTTAGCGAATGTTGGTCGTTACAAGATTAATAAGAAGCTTCACATTAAGAACCGTCTTTTCAATCAACGTCTTGCAGAAGATTTGATTGATGCTTCGACTGGTGAAATTGTTGCTGAAAAGGGACAAGTGATAGACCGTCGTATTCTAGACCAAATTCTTGATCGTCTTGAATCAGATATCGGCTTCAAAACATATTCCGTTGGTAACGGTGTGTTAGAATCTCATGATATTCCGCTTCAAACGATTAGTGTGTACGCTCCTAATGATGAAAGCAAAATCATCAAAATTATCGCTAACGGTATTATTGATAAATCTGTTAAGCATATTACGCCTGCAGATATTATCTCTTCTATCAACTACTTCCTTAACTTATTACAAGGTGTAGGCGATGTAGACGATATTGACCATTTAGGTAACCGTCGTTTGCGTTCAGTTGGCGAATTGCTACAAAACCAATTCCGTATCGGTCTTTCTCGTATGGAACGTGTTGTTCGTGAGAGAATGTCGATTCAGGATGCTAATGCTATAACGCCTCAAGCGTTAATTAATATTCGTCCTGTAATTGCATCAATTAAGGAGTTCTTCGGATCTTCTCAATTGTCTCAATTTATGGACCAAACAAACCCACTAGCGGAATTGACGCATAAGCGTCGTCTATCTGCACTAGGACCTGGTGGTTTGACGCGTGAACGCGCTGGCTTTGAAGTGCGTGACGTTCATAACTCTCACTATGGTCGTATGTGTCCGATTGAAACGCCAGAGGGACCAAACATCGGTTTGATCAACTCCTTATCAACATATGCGCGTATCAATGAATATGGATTCATTGAAGCTCCATATCGTTGGGTTGATCCTGAAACAGGCATTGTAACAGAGCGTATCTCTTACATGACTGCCGATGAGGAATATAACTATATCGTTGCACAAGCGAACGCACCGCTTACAGAAGATAGCAAGTTTGCTGAAAAAGAAACGATTGTACGTTTCAATAAGCAAGCAGATAACATCTTAACGATGCCAAGTAACCGTGTTGACTATATGGACGTATCGCCTAAGCAAGTCGTTTCCGTTGCGACAGCGTTGATTCCATTCTTAGAGAATGATGACTCCAACCGTGCGCTAATGGGATCGAACATGCAACGTCAAGCAGTGCCTTTGCTTATTCCTAGATCACCACTTGTTGGTACTGGTATGGAGCATAAGGCAGCAAAAGACTCAGGTGTATGTGTAGTATCCAAATTCGATGGTGTAATCGAACGTGCTACAGCTAATGAAATTCTTCTTCGTCGTGTAGAAATCGTAGACGGTAAGGAAGTACAAGGTGATCTAGTTAGACATAAGATTCACAAATTTATGCGTTCTAACCAAGGTACTTGTATTAACCAACGTCCACTAGTTCGTAAAGGTGATATCATCAAAAAAGGTGATATTCTTGCGGATGGTCCTTCTACTGAGAAGGGTGAATTGGCTCTAGGTCGTAACGTGGTTGTCGCGTTTATGACTTGGGAAGGTTATAACTATGAGGATGCTATCCTTCTTAGTGAAAAACTAGTTAAAGAAGATGTTTATACATCTATCCATATTGAAGAGTATGAATCTGAAGCTCGTGATACGAAGCTTGGACCAGAGGAAATTACTCGTGATATTCCTAACGTTGGTGAAGATGCACTTCGCAACCTTGATGAGCGTGGTATTATCCGCGTCGGTGCTGAAATCAATTCTGGTGACATTCTAGTTGGTAAAGTTACGCCTAAAGGTGTAACGGAACTTACTGCTGAGGAACGTCTACTACATGCGATCTTTGGTGAGAAAGCTCGTGAAGTTCGTGATACTTCTCTACGTGTACCGCATGGTACAACTGGTATCGTTGTTGATGTTAAAGTATTTACTCGTGAAAATGGCGATGAGCTTCCACCGGGAGTTAATCATCTAGTACGTGTGTACATTGCTCAAAAACGTAAAATATCTGAAGGCGATAAAATGGCGGGACGTCACGGTAACAAAGGTGTCATCGCACGTATTATGGCAGAAGAAGATATGCCGTTCTTACCAGATGGAACTCCAGTAGAGGTTGTTCTTAACCCACTAGGTGTACCATCACGTATGAACATCGGTCAAGCGCTAGAGGTTCACTTAGGTATGGCTTGTAAATTACTTGGAATTCATGCTGCAACTCCAGTATTCGATGGTGCCAATGAGAATGACGTCTTCGATACTATGGAAGAAGCTGGAATGAATCGTAATGGTAAAACTATACTTTATGATGGACGTACTGGTGATGAGTTCGAACGTGAAGTTACAGTTGGTGTCATGTACATGATCAAACTGGCCCACATGGTTGAAGATAAAATCCATGCTCGTTCTACTGGTCCTTACTCACTTGTTACGCAACAGCCACTTGGAGGTAAAGCTCAATTTGGTGGACAGCGTTTCGGTGAGATGGAGGTTTGGGCACTTGAAGCATATGGTGCCGCTTATACACTACAAGAAATTCTTACTGTTAAATCCGATGACGTTGTTGGTCGTGTGAAAACATACGAGTCAATCGTAAAAGGTGAAAATGTTCCAGAACCAGGTGTTCCAGAATCATTCAAAGTATTGATCAAGGAGCTTCAAAGTTTGGGTATGGATGTTAAGATCCTATCGGAAGACGAAGAAGAGATCGAAATGAAAGAGATGGATGACGACGATGACGGCACAAGCGAAAAGCTTAACCTAGACGACGTTGAAGTTGATGCATTCGAAACTGCTCCTGTAGTTGCTAGTAGTTCAGAATCAGAAGATGATGAATTTACTGAAGAAGAAGATAATCTTGATTTAGCATAA
- the rpoC gene encoding DNA-directed RNA polymerase subunit beta', whose translation MLDVNNFEYMKIGLASPDKIRSWSRGEVKKPETINYRTLKPEKEGLFCEKIFGPTKDWECHCGKYKRVRYKGVVCDRCGVEVTRAKVRRERMAHIELAAPVTHIWYFKGIPSRMGLALDMSPRSLEEIIYFASYVVTDPGETPLEKKQLLSEKEYRSYREKYGYGFQAGMGAEAVKKLLQDIDIEGELVTLKEELRTAQGQRRNRAIKRLEVVEAFRNSGNMPEWMVMDVLPVIPPELRPMVQLDGGRFATSDLNDLYRRVINRNNRLKRLLDLGAPDIIVQNEKRMLQEAVDALIDNGRRGRPVTGPGNRPLKSLSHMLKGKQGRFRQNLLGKRVDYSGRSVIVVGPNLKMYQCGLPKEMALELFKPFVMKELVNKGLAHNIKSAKRKVERVSGEVWDVLEEVIKEHPVLLNRAPTLHRLGIQAFEPILVEGRAIKLHPLVCTAYNADFDGDQMAVHVPLSAEAQAEARMLMLASGNILNPKDGKPVVTPSQDMVLGSFYLTMDNKEAKGSGGIYATVNEVVSAYQRGAAALHARIVIPAKALNKSSFTDKQNAALLCTTIGKVIFNEIFPSEFPYINEATKTNLINGIPDHYFVYEKGADLQKIMNDFPIAPAVGKDYLGTIIAECFRKYHTTKTSVILDLIKQLGFTYSTKAGITIGVADIIIPSEKAGIMKLSEEKVATVMNQYRRGLITNEERYDRIISIWSKCKDEITDVLMKSMDRYNNIMLMVDSKARGNKSQITQLGGMRGLMANPSGRIIELPIKSNFREGLTVLEYFISTHGARKGLADTALRTADSGYLTRRLVDVAQDVIVREEDCGTDKGFIVSKIQDGKEVIEDLFDRIEGRYSFETVRHPKTGEILVNRNELIDADKAETIVEAGVEKLQIRSVLSCRARHGVCKVCYGRNLATGKHVEIGEAVGIIAAQSIGEPGTQLTMRTFHTGGVAGDDITQGLPRIQELFEARNPKGQALISELDGVVKKIHETKDRRVIEIQGEAESKEYPVTYGSRIRVTEGQHVEAGDELTDGSIDPKDMLRIKGIRGVQNYILQEVQRVYRNQGVEINDKHIEVMIKQMLRKIRIVIAGDTTLLPGSFVDMHEYEAANLDAILTGKDPAIAKPVLLGITKASLETDSFLSAASFQETTRVLTDAAIKGKVDQLLGLKENVIIGKLIPAGTGMQRYRNIRFAGIEENAGTAVLSDEQSEAIAVE comes from the coding sequence TTGTTGGACGTGAACAACTTCGAGTATATGAAAATTGGTTTGGCATCGCCAGACAAGATTCGCTCATGGTCCCGCGGAGAGGTTAAAAAGCCGGAAACCATCAATTATAGAACGTTGAAACCGGAGAAAGAGGGTCTTTTCTGTGAAAAGATTTTCGGACCAACAAAGGACTGGGAATGTCATTGCGGTAAATACAAACGTGTACGTTATAAAGGTGTAGTTTGTGATCGCTGTGGTGTTGAAGTCACTCGTGCTAAAGTACGTCGTGAACGTATGGCACACATTGAATTAGCAGCGCCTGTTACTCATATTTGGTACTTTAAAGGTATTCCAAGTCGTATGGGGCTAGCGCTAGATATGTCTCCTCGTTCTCTAGAAGAGATTATCTATTTTGCATCATATGTTGTAACTGATCCTGGTGAAACTCCACTTGAGAAAAAACAACTATTGTCCGAGAAGGAATATCGTAGCTACCGTGAAAAATACGGTTATGGTTTCCAAGCAGGCATGGGTGCTGAAGCTGTTAAGAAATTGCTTCAAGATATCGATATTGAAGGTGAACTTGTAACGTTGAAGGAAGAATTGCGCACTGCTCAAGGCCAACGTCGTAATCGTGCGATTAAACGTCTTGAAGTAGTAGAAGCATTCCGTAATTCCGGTAATATGCCTGAGTGGATGGTTATGGATGTACTTCCTGTCATTCCTCCAGAACTTCGTCCGATGGTTCAACTAGATGGTGGCCGTTTTGCTACATCTGACTTGAACGATCTGTATCGTCGTGTTATTAACCGTAATAACCGCCTAAAACGTCTTCTTGATCTTGGTGCTCCTGATATTATCGTGCAAAATGAGAAACGTATGCTTCAAGAAGCTGTTGATGCATTGATCGATAATGGTCGTCGTGGCCGCCCTGTAACGGGTCCTGGTAACCGTCCTTTGAAATCATTGTCTCATATGCTTAAAGGTAAACAAGGACGTTTCCGTCAGAACTTACTAGGTAAACGTGTTGACTATTCTGGTCGTTCGGTTATCGTTGTAGGTCCTAACTTGAAAATGTACCAATGTGGTCTACCAAAAGAAATGGCGCTAGAATTGTTCAAGCCTTTCGTTATGAAAGAACTTGTTAACAAAGGTCTAGCACATAACATTAAGAGTGCTAAGCGTAAAGTTGAGCGTGTAAGTGGAGAAGTTTGGGATGTGCTTGAAGAAGTTATTAAAGAGCATCCGGTTCTTCTAAACCGTGCCCCAACCTTGCATAGACTTGGTATTCAAGCTTTTGAACCGATCCTTGTTGAAGGTCGCGCAATTAAATTGCATCCATTAGTATGTACAGCTTATAACGCTGACTTCGATGGTGACCAAATGGCGGTTCACGTTCCATTGTCTGCTGAAGCGCAAGCTGAAGCGCGTATGCTGATGCTAGCTTCTGGTAACATCTTGAACCCTAAAGATGGTAAACCAGTAGTAACACCGTCTCAGGATATGGTTCTAGGTTCATTCTACCTTACAATGGACAACAAAGAAGCTAAAGGTAGTGGCGGTATTTATGCTACGGTGAACGAAGTAGTTTCTGCTTATCAACGTGGTGCTGCAGCTCTTCATGCTCGTATTGTTATCCCTGCTAAAGCATTGAACAAATCAAGCTTTACAGACAAACAAAACGCAGCGCTTCTTTGCACAACAATAGGTAAAGTAATTTTCAACGAAATATTCCCATCTGAATTCCCATATATCAACGAAGCTACTAAAACTAACTTGATAAATGGTATTCCTGATCACTATTTCGTGTACGAAAAAGGTGCTGACCTACAAAAAATTATGAATGACTTCCCGATAGCTCCTGCAGTTGGTAAAGACTACCTAGGAACAATTATCGCGGAATGTTTCCGTAAATATCACACAACTAAAACGTCTGTCATTCTAGACTTGATCAAACAACTTGGTTTCACTTACTCTACTAAAGCTGGTATTACTATCGGCGTAGCTGATATTATCATTCCATCTGAAAAAGCTGGAATCATGAAACTTTCAGAAGAAAAAGTAGCAACAGTTATGAACCAATATCGTCGTGGTCTTATTACGAATGAAGAGCGTTATGACCGTATCATTAGCATTTGGAGTAAGTGTAAGGATGAAATTACAGATGTCCTAATGAAATCTATGGACCGCTATAATAACATCATGCTTATGGTTGACTCTAAAGCCCGTGGTAATAAATCTCAAATTACACAACTAGGTGGTATGCGTGGTCTAATGGCCAATCCATCTGGTCGTATCATTGAGTTACCGATCAAATCTAACTTCCGTGAAGGCCTTACAGTACTAGAGTACTTTATCTCTACGCATGGTGCGCGTAAAGGTCTTGCCGATACAGCGTTACGTACAGCCGATTCAGGTTACCTGACTCGTCGTCTAGTTGACGTAGCACAAGATGTAATCGTTCGTGAAGAAGATTGCGGTACTGATAAAGGCTTTATTGTTAGCAAAATTCAAGATGGTAAAGAGGTTATTGAAGACCTATTTGACCGTATTGAAGGTCGCTATTCATTCGAAACGGTTCGTCATCCGAAAACTGGAGAAATTCTAGTTAACCGTAATGAACTTATCGATGCAGATAAAGCTGAAACAATCGTTGAAGCCGGTGTTGAAAAGCTTCAAATTCGTTCTGTACTTAGCTGTCGTGCTCGTCACGGTGTATGTAAAGTATGTTATGGTCGTAACCTTGCTACTGGTAAACATGTTGAGATTGGTGAAGCGGTTGGTATTATCGCAGCTCAATCTATCGGTGAGCCAGGAACACAGTTGACAATGCGTACGTTCCATACGGGCGGTGTAGCCGGAGATGATATTACACAAGGTCTTCCGCGTATCCAAGAACTATTCGAAGCACGTAATCCTAAAGGTCAAGCGCTTATTTCTGAGCTTGATGGTGTCGTGAAGAAAATTCACGAAACAAAAGATCGTCGTGTTATTGAAATTCAAGGTGAAGCAGAATCCAAAGAATATCCTGTTACTTACGGATCTCGTATCCGTGTAACTGAAGGTCAGCATGTTGAAGCCGGAGATGAACTTACTGATGGTTCTATCGACCCTAAAGATATGCTTCGTATCAAAGGTATTCGTGGCGTTCAAAACTATATTCTACAAGAAGTACAACGCGTATATCGTAACCAAGGTGTAGAAATCAATGATAAACACATTGAGGTTATGATTAAGCAAATGCTACGTAAAATCCGTATCGTTATTGCGGGTGATACTACTCTATTACCAGGTTCATTCGTGGATATGCATGAATATGAAGCGGCGAACTTAGATGCAATTCTTACGGGTAAAGATCCAGCTATTGCTAAGCCTGTATTACTTGGTATTACTAAAGCATCTCTTGAAACTGATTCCTTCTTGTCTGCCGCATCATTCCAAGAAACAACACGTGTTCTTACTGATGCAGCGATTAAAGGTAAAGTTGACCAATTGCTTGGTCTTAAAGAGAATGTTATTATCGGTAAGCTAATCCCTGCCGGTACTGGTATGCAACGTTACCGTAACATTCGCTTTGCAGGTATTGAAGAGAATGCTGGAACAGCGGTTCTTTCAGATGAGCAAAGTGAAGCGATTGCTGTAGAATAA
- the rpsL gene encoding 30S ribosomal protein S12, which yields MPTINQLVRKGRQAKVVKSKSPALQRGFNALKREATETRSPQKRGVCTRVGTMTPRKPNSALRKYARVRLTNRVEVTAYIPGIGHNLQEHSVVLIRGGRVKDLAGVRYHIVRGALDTAGVNNRMQARSKYGTKRPKVKK from the coding sequence ATGCCAACAATTAATCAGCTAGTTCGTAAAGGACGCCAAGCTAAAGTTGTTAAATCAAAATCACCAGCATTGCAAAGAGGTTTCAATGCTCTTAAACGTGAAGCTACTGAAACTAGATCTCCACAAAAACGTGGTGTTTGTACTCGTGTAGGTACTATGACTCCAAGGAAGCCGAACTCCGCGCTTCGTAAATATGCCCGTGTACGTCTTACTAACCGTGTAGAGGTTACAGCGTACATTCCAGGTATCGGACATAACCTTCAAGAGCACAGCGTGGTACTTATCCGCGGTGGTCGAGTAAAAGACTTAGCAGGAGTTCGTTATCACATCGTTCGTGGTGCGCTTGATACTGCAGGTGTAAATAACCGTATGCAAGCTCGTTCTAAATATGGTACTAAACGTCCTAAAGTTAAAAAATAA
- the rpsG gene encoding 30S ribosomal protein S7, with translation MPRKGPVTKRDVLPDPLYNSKLVTRLINRIMLDGKRGTAQTILYDAFKLVQERSGNDPMEVFEAAMKNIMPVLEVKARRVGGANYQVPIEVKPERRTALALRWLVNYSRNRGEKTMEERLAAEIMDASNNTGAAVKKREDTHKMAEANKAFAHYRW, from the coding sequence ATGCCACGCAAAGGTCCTGTAACAAAACGCGATGTGCTACCAGATCCGTTGTATAATTCAAAGTTGGTAACTCGTCTTATCAACCGTATTATGTTGGACGGTAAGAGAGGAACTGCACAAACGATTCTTTATGATGCATTCAAATTGGTTCAAGAACGTTCTGGAAATGATCCAATGGAAGTTTTTGAAGCAGCAATGAAAAACATCATGCCTGTACTTGAGGTTAAAGCTCGCCGTGTAGGTGGTGCTAACTATCAAGTGCCTATCGAAGTTAAACCTGAACGTCGTACTGCTCTTGCATTACGTTGGTTGGTTAACTACTCCCGTAACCGCGGTGAGAAAACGATGGAAGAACGTTTGGCGGCTGAAATCATGGATGCATCTAACAACACTGGTGCAGCTGTGAAGAAACGCGAAGATACACACAAAATGGCTGAAGCTAACAAAGCTTTCGCTCACTACCGTTGGTAG